A genomic region of Balaenoptera ricei isolate mBalRic1 chromosome 21, mBalRic1.hap2, whole genome shotgun sequence contains the following coding sequences:
- the PPP1R3B gene encoding protein phosphatase 1 regulatory subunit 3B isoform X2 — translation MAVDIECRYSCMAPSLRRERFAFQISPKPSKPLRPCIQLSGKNEASGTVAPTVQEKKVKKRVSFADNQGLALTMVKVFSEFDDPLGIPLNITELLDSIVSLTTAESESFVLDFSQPSADYLDFRNRLRTDHVCLENCVLKDRAIAGTVKVQNLAFEKMVKVRMTFDTWKSFTDFPCWYVKDTYAGSDKDTFSFEISLPEKIQSYERMEFAVCYECNGQTYWDSNKGKNYRIIRAELKSTQGTAQPPNGPDFGIAFDQFGSPRCSYGLFPEWPSYLGYEKLGPYY, via the coding sequence ATGGCTGTGGACATTGAGTGCAGGTACAGCTGCATGGCCCCCTCCTTGCGCAGAGAGCGGTTTGCCTTCCAGATCTCTCCGAAGCCAAGCAAACCCCTGAGGCCTTGTATTCAGCTGAGCGGCAAGAATGAAGCCAGTGGGACGGTGGCCCCGACCGTCCAGGAGAAGAAGGTGAAGAAGCGGGTGTCCTTTGCAGACAACCAAGGGCTGGCCCTGACAATGGTCAAAGTGTTCTCCGAGTTTGATGACCCGTTAGGTATTCCACTGAACATCACCGAGCTCCTGGACAGCATTGTGAGTCTGACAACAGCGGAGAGTGAGAGCTTTGTGCTGGATTTCTCGCAGCCCTCTGCAGACTACCTGGACTTCAGAAATCGGCTTCGGACCGACCACGTCTGCCTGGAGAACTGCGTCTTGAAGGACAGAGCCATTGCAGGCACGGTGAAGGTGCAGAACCTCGCATTCGAGAAGATGGTGAAAGTCCGAATGACATTCGACACCTGGAAAAGCTTCACAGACTTTCCCTGTTGGTACGTGAAGGACACGTACGCAGGTTCAGACAAGGACACGTTCTCCTTTGAAATCAGCTTGCCTGAAAAAATTCAGTCTTATGAGAGGATGGAGTTTGCCGTGTGCTATGAGTGCAACGGACAGACGTACTGGGACAGCAATAAAGGCAAAAACTATAGGATCATCCGGGCAGAGTTGAAATCCACCCAGGGAACAGCCCAGCCACCAAATGGACCAGATTTTGGAATAGCCTTTGACCAGTTTGGAAGCCCTCGGTGTTCCTATGGTCTGTTTCCGGAGTGGCCTAGTTATTTAGGATACGAGAAGCTCGGGCCCTACTATTAG
- the PPP1R3B gene encoding protein phosphatase 1 regulatory subunit 3B isoform X1 has product MRLPAKGADLSPGPRSCRRRRCPCHPGADAAAGWRLRTSGLMSCTRVLACSNPVMAVDIECRYSCMAPSLRRERFAFQISPKPSKPLRPCIQLSGKNEASGTVAPTVQEKKVKKRVSFADNQGLALTMVKVFSEFDDPLGIPLNITELLDSIVSLTTAESESFVLDFSQPSADYLDFRNRLRTDHVCLENCVLKDRAIAGTVKVQNLAFEKMVKVRMTFDTWKSFTDFPCWYVKDTYAGSDKDTFSFEISLPEKIQSYERMEFAVCYECNGQTYWDSNKGKNYRIIRAELKSTQGTAQPPNGPDFGIAFDQFGSPRCSYGLFPEWPSYLGYEKLGPYY; this is encoded by the exons ATGCGGCTGCCCGCGAAGGGCGCCGACCTGAGCCCCGGCCCCCGCTCCTGCCGTCGCCGCCGCTGCCCCTGCCACCCCGGCGCGGATGCTGCCGCGGGCTGGCGCCTCCGCACCTCGGGGCTTATGAGCTGTACCAG GGTTCTAGCCTGCTCTAACCCCGTGATGGCTGTGGACATTGAGTGCAGGTACAGCTGCATGGCCCCCTCCTTGCGCAGAGAGCGGTTTGCCTTCCAGATCTCTCCGAAGCCAAGCAAACCCCTGAGGCCTTGTATTCAGCTGAGCGGCAAGAATGAAGCCAGTGGGACGGTGGCCCCGACCGTCCAGGAGAAGAAGGTGAAGAAGCGGGTGTCCTTTGCAGACAACCAAGGGCTGGCCCTGACAATGGTCAAAGTGTTCTCCGAGTTTGATGACCCGTTAGGTATTCCACTGAACATCACCGAGCTCCTGGACAGCATTGTGAGTCTGACAACAGCGGAGAGTGAGAGCTTTGTGCTGGATTTCTCGCAGCCCTCTGCAGACTACCTGGACTTCAGAAATCGGCTTCGGACCGACCACGTCTGCCTGGAGAACTGCGTCTTGAAGGACAGAGCCATTGCAGGCACGGTGAAGGTGCAGAACCTCGCATTCGAGAAGATGGTGAAAGTCCGAATGACATTCGACACCTGGAAAAGCTTCACAGACTTTCCCTGTTGGTACGTGAAGGACACGTACGCAGGTTCAGACAAGGACACGTTCTCCTTTGAAATCAGCTTGCCTGAAAAAATTCAGTCTTATGAGAGGATGGAGTTTGCCGTGTGCTATGAGTGCAACGGACAGACGTACTGGGACAGCAATAAAGGCAAAAACTATAGGATCATCCGGGCAGAGTTGAAATCCACCCAGGGAACAGCCCAGCCACCAAATGGACCAGATTTTGGAATAGCCTTTGACCAGTTTGGAAGCCCTCGGTGTTCCTATGGTCTGTTTCCGGAGTGGCCTAGTTATTTAGGATACGAGAAGCTCGGGCCCTACTATTAG